A window of Leptospira fainei serovar Hurstbridge str. BUT 6 contains these coding sequences:
- a CDS encoding molybdenum cofactor biosynthesis protein MoaE yields MAFLQELSYIKSHPLELPHEVPDLPETGGLVLFAGIVRNINEGKKVRYLEYEAFPEMADKMIRSILDEAEKKWGLQYANCQHRLGKLEISEIAVIVATGSMHREEAYAANRYIIDRVKHEVPIWKREFYEDGTSEWSQGCQHGHQH; encoded by the coding sequence ATGGCCTTCCTTCAGGAACTTTCTTATATCAAGTCCCATCCATTAGAGCTTCCGCATGAAGTGCCCGACCTGCCGGAAACCGGCGGCTTGGTTTTGTTTGCGGGAATTGTGCGAAATATCAATGAAGGTAAAAAGGTCAGATATCTGGAATATGAAGCATTTCCGGAAATGGCCGATAAAATGATTCGATCCATATTGGATGAAGCGGAAAAAAAATGGGGATTACAGTACGCTAATTGTCAGCATAGGTTAGGCAAATTAGAAATCTCTGAAATAGCCGTGATCGTGGCTACCGGCTCGATGCATCGAGAGGAAGCCTATGCGGCGAATCGTTATATAATCGATCGAGTAAAGCACGAGGTTCCGATTTGGAAACGCGAATTTTACGAAGATGGAACCTCTGAATGGTCCCAGGGTTGCCAGCATGGCCACCAACATTGA
- a CDS encoding GTP 3',8-cyclase MoaA, whose translation MKTRKFEVLRVSVTSSCGFGCVYCAPGGGENEITVNQSKPRAIFLSPETFQIKLNTLRDQLEIKEVHLTGGEPTNHKNLPELIRVAVDQGVPEIALTSNGFFADGLIETLKNSGLTRMNFSLDSLSPTGFSRISGKDLSVGRLLRRIEEAISAGLQVKLNSTIVKGYNEDQIVPLLEWAGSRRVPIRYLELMKMGPLHADHSDLFYSAEEIRTRIREKFTFKPVETPLESTARYHQTAEGFIFGIIANHTEPFCEGCNRLRMDANGRIYGCLSDSTSFHLSTDKVEVAEALKSAMQTKKNHFTGSELSMKYIGG comes from the coding sequence ATGAAGACCCGGAAATTCGAAGTATTGCGAGTGAGTGTGACGTCGTCCTGCGGATTCGGCTGCGTGTATTGTGCTCCCGGTGGCGGTGAGAACGAGATTACCGTTAACCAAAGTAAGCCTAGGGCTATTTTTCTTTCTCCGGAAACGTTTCAAATAAAACTGAATACGCTAAGAGATCAGTTGGAGATTAAAGAAGTTCACTTAACGGGCGGCGAACCGACTAATCATAAAAATCTTCCTGAATTGATCCGAGTCGCGGTTGACCAGGGCGTTCCGGAGATCGCCTTGACTTCCAACGGCTTTTTTGCGGATGGCCTGATTGAAACGTTAAAGAATTCCGGATTAACAAGAATGAACTTTTCTTTGGACTCTTTATCTCCGACTGGCTTTTCTAGAATTTCGGGAAAAGACTTATCCGTCGGAAGGCTCTTACGAAGAATCGAAGAGGCGATTTCGGCCGGACTTCAGGTAAAATTGAATAGCACGATCGTAAAAGGCTATAATGAAGACCAGATCGTTCCTTTATTAGAATGGGCAGGATCAAGGCGGGTTCCTATTCGCTATTTGGAATTAATGAAAATGGGACCCTTGCATGCGGATCATTCCGATCTCTTTTACTCCGCAGAGGAAATTCGTACAAGAATTAGGGAAAAATTCACCTTCAAGCCCGTCGAGACTCCGTTGGAATCCACGGCCAGATATCATCAAACTGCCGAAGGATTTATTTTCGGTATCATAGCGAATCATACCGAACCTTTCTGCGAGGGTTGCAATCGACTCAGGATGGATGCCAATGGAAGAATCTACGGTTGCTTAAGCGATTCCACCTCGTTTCACCTATCTACCGATAAGGTTGAAGTCGCCGAAGCGTTGAAATCGGCGATGCAAACGAAAAAAAATCATTTTACCGGAAGCGAATTGTCCATGAAATACATAGGGGGTTAA
- a CDS encoding MoaD/ThiS family protein — protein MKIELLCFAAMKDFFPAKESIDLEAIRTIADLRSVLESKNPLSGPLLRISRFAVDQVIVGEDHSLVDGQTVAVLPPSSGG, from the coding sequence GTGAAGATAGAGCTACTTTGTTTCGCTGCAATGAAGGATTTCTTTCCAGCTAAGGAAAGCATAGATTTGGAAGCGATTCGGACGATTGCCGATTTGCGTTCCGTCCTTGAATCGAAAAACCCGCTTTCAGGCCCTTTGCTTCGAATCAGTCGCTTTGCGGTCGACCAAGTGATCGTCGGGGAAGATCATTCACTAGTCGACGGGCAAACGGTTGCAGTTCTGCCTCCATCTAGCGGGGGTTAA